The Nesterenkonia xinjiangensis genome contains a region encoding:
- the pheA gene encoding prephenate dehydratase gives MTQSPAPLPFTRYAYLGPAGTFTEAALLQMPGVETAEKVPASSVLSALTMVEEGTVDAAMVPIENSVEGGVTATLDAVSVAHQLHIVAEALVPITFVVASRAPTTLSRIRSLTTHTHAWAQVRRWAEVSVPHAEFIPASSTAAGAQALLRDDPAADASICAPLVAEQLGLHVVARGVEDVPGAVTRFVLVSRPGPIPEPTGADKTAIMIPLPEDRAGALMELLEHFSTRGVNLCRIESRPTGDGLGQYFFSIDLEGHIDEARVADALAGVHRISPKIRFLGSYPRADRRPQQITSEVSDAAFSAARTWIEALRRR, from the coding sequence GTGACCCAGTCACCCGCACCCCTGCCTTTCACCCGCTACGCCTACCTGGGGCCGGCCGGCACCTTCACCGAGGCTGCCCTGCTGCAGATGCCTGGCGTCGAGACCGCGGAGAAGGTGCCTGCCTCCTCGGTGCTCTCCGCGCTGACCATGGTGGAGGAGGGCACTGTCGACGCCGCCATGGTGCCCATCGAGAACTCCGTGGAGGGTGGGGTGACCGCCACCCTCGACGCCGTCTCGGTGGCCCACCAGCTGCACATCGTGGCTGAGGCGCTGGTGCCCATCACCTTCGTGGTGGCCTCCCGCGCGCCCACCACGTTGAGCCGCATCCGCTCGCTGACCACCCACACCCACGCCTGGGCCCAGGTCCGCCGATGGGCCGAGGTCTCCGTCCCCCACGCCGAGTTCATCCCCGCCTCCTCCACCGCGGCCGGGGCGCAGGCGCTGCTCAGGGATGACCCTGCGGCCGATGCCTCGATCTGCGCCCCGCTGGTCGCCGAGCAGCTGGGGCTGCATGTGGTCGCCCGTGGCGTGGAGGACGTCCCGGGAGCGGTGACCCGGTTCGTGCTGGTCTCCAGGCCCGGTCCGATCCCGGAGCCCACCGGCGCGGACAAGACCGCCATCATGATTCCGCTGCCCGAGGATCGGGCCGGGGCGCTGATGGAGCTGCTGGAGCACTTCTCCACGCGAGGGGTGAACCTGTGCCGCATCGAGTCCCGTCCCACCGGAGACGGGCTCGGACAGTACTTCTTCTCCATCGACCTGGAGGGCCATATCGATGAGGCCCGGGTGGCCGACGCGCTCGCCGGAGTGCATCGGATCTCTCCGAAGATCCGCTTCCTGGGCTCCTACCCGCGGGCCGACCGGCGCCCCCAGCAGATCACCTCGGAGGTCAGCGACGCCGCGTTCTCCGCCGCGCGCACCTGGATCGAGGCGCTGCGCCGCCGATGA
- a CDS encoding antibiotic biosynthesis monooxygenase family protein has protein sequence MITEQAILPVLPGREADFEDAFRQARPLISGMAGFLGLELLRSRETPHEYLLLVRWETVEHHTEGFRGSPEYARWKALLHDFYAPFPRVEHFVEVTS, from the coding sequence ATGATCACAGAGCAGGCGATCCTTCCGGTGCTCCCCGGCCGGGAGGCGGACTTCGAGGACGCCTTCCGTCAGGCGCGGCCGCTCATCAGCGGCATGGCCGGCTTCCTGGGCCTAGAGCTGCTCCGCTCGCGGGAGACCCCGCACGAGTATCTGCTGCTGGTGCGCTGGGAGACCGTGGAACACCATACGGAAGGTTTCCGCGGGTCGCCGGAGTATGCCCGGTGGAAGGCCCTGCTGCACGACTTCTATGCCCCGTTCCCCCGTGTCGAGCACTTCGTCGAGGTGACATCATGA
- a CDS encoding TIGR03086 family protein, whose product MSIPTDPAARHRKIAEDFTQVSVTVTDWDAATPVPEWRTRDIPRHLVEWSAEFLRTGGVMLTQGASPLHDPHGAWLHHRDEVQHLLDAEDAGRDFTHPELGTLPLREAVDRFYTSDVLMHTWDLATALGRPSGLDEEECRRLLDGMARTEDALRASGHFGHAVPVGPEASEEDQLMAFIGRDPAWRP is encoded by the coding sequence ATGAGCATCCCCACCGACCCTGCCGCACGACACCGCAAGATCGCTGAGGACTTCACTCAGGTCAGCGTCACGGTCACCGACTGGGACGCCGCCACGCCGGTGCCGGAATGGCGCACCCGGGACATCCCCCGCCACCTGGTCGAATGGTCGGCGGAGTTCCTCCGCACCGGCGGCGTGATGCTCACTCAGGGAGCTTCCCCGCTGCACGACCCGCACGGGGCCTGGCTTCACCACCGGGACGAGGTGCAGCACCTCCTCGACGCCGAGGACGCCGGACGGGACTTCACCCACCCCGAGCTGGGCACCCTCCCGCTGCGCGAGGCGGTGGACCGCTTCTACACCTCCGACGTCCTCATGCACACCTGGGACCTGGCCACTGCACTCGGACGGCCGTCCGGCCTCGACGAGGAGGAGTGCCGGCGTCTGCTGGACGGGATGGCCCGTACGGAGGATGCACTGCGCGCCTCCGGGCACTTCGGCCACGCTGTCCCCGTGGGCCCCGAGGCCTCGGAGGAGGATCAGCTGATGGCGTTCATCGGCCGCGATCCGGCATGGAGGCCCTGA
- the ectA gene encoding diaminobutyrate acetyltransferase, which yields MPHSADTPAQTGERVEIRALEVADGAALWRLAAGTGVLDVNTPYAYLLWARDFADTSVIALVDGRPAGFISGYRRPDDPQTLFIWQVAVDSAFRGRRLASRMLTDVVARSGASRLETTITADNAASIALFTGLARDQDAEITRSDFFTEDLFPTSSESGEAHAAEDLYTVTPLNAQQA from the coding sequence ATGCCACATTCCGCAGACACCCCTGCCCAGACCGGGGAACGTGTCGAGATCCGCGCTCTCGAGGTCGCCGACGGCGCCGCCCTGTGGCGGCTGGCCGCCGGCACCGGAGTACTGGATGTCAACACCCCGTACGCCTACCTGCTGTGGGCCCGCGACTTCGCCGACACCTCAGTGATCGCGCTCGTCGACGGCCGACCGGCAGGCTTCATCTCCGGCTACCGACGGCCGGACGACCCGCAGACGCTGTTCATCTGGCAGGTCGCGGTGGACTCCGCCTTCCGCGGACGCCGCCTGGCCTCCCGGATGCTCACCGACGTCGTCGCCCGCTCCGGAGCCTCCCGTCTCGAGACCACGATCACCGCGGACAACGCGGCCTCGATCGCGCTGTTCACCGGCCTGGCCCGTGACCAGGACGCAGAGATCACCCGCTCCGACTTCTTCACCGAAGACCTGTTCCCGACGTCCTCGGAGAGCGGCGAGGCGCACGCCGCGGAGGACCTGTACACGGTCACTCCGCTGAACGCCCAGCAGGCCTGA
- a CDS encoding CsbD family protein produces the protein MMGLEDKFDAAKDQVSGQAKETAGKATDDKRTEAEGKAQGLQGKVKETVENVKDTAADAKEAAKGVTDNFKK, from the coding sequence ATGATGGGACTCGAGGACAAGTTCGACGCCGCGAAGGACCAGGTGTCCGGGCAGGCCAAGGAGACGGCCGGCAAGGCGACCGACGACAAGCGCACGGAGGCCGAGGGCAAGGCCCAGGGCCTCCAGGGCAAGGTCAAGGAGACCGTCGAGAACGTCAAGGACACAGCCGCCGACGCCAAGGAAGCGGCCAAAGGCGTCACTGACAACTTCAAGAAGTGA
- a CDS encoding solute carrier family 23 protein, protein MTKTLIPGLGWTLYGDGRTIRPGDVVAPDERLSWGRTTGIGMQHVVAMFGATFLVPLITGFPPATTLLFSGLGTILFLIITAGRVPSYLGSSFAFLAPVGASMGQYGMSGALGGIVMTGAGLFLVGLLVHLAGTRWIQVLMPPVVTGAIVALIGLNLAPAAWDNVNVEPVTATVTIVSMLLAGVLFRGLLGRLSILVGVVVGYLVAWLRGEVDFSGVGEASWFGLPDFTAPTFHIGVIGLFLPVVLVLVAENVGHVKSVALMTHRDLDPVTGRALMADGVATMFAGSGGGSGTTTYAENIGVMASSRVYSTAAYWVAGLFAIALGLLPKVGALIATVPAGVLGGAGTVLYGMIGILGVRIWVQNRVDFANPINLAVAGVPLIIAVANFTMVFGDIVFEGIALGSFAALAIHHGMSLIARLRGTDPGAQREAEGAEEQALN, encoded by the coding sequence GTGACCAAGACTCTCATCCCAGGCCTCGGGTGGACCCTGTACGGCGACGGCCGCACCATCCGTCCCGGTGACGTCGTCGCCCCTGACGAGCGGCTCAGCTGGGGCCGCACCACCGGCATCGGCATGCAGCACGTGGTGGCCATGTTCGGCGCCACCTTCCTGGTGCCGCTGATCACCGGCTTCCCTCCGGCCACCACTCTGCTCTTCTCGGGTTTGGGCACCATCCTGTTCCTGATCATCACCGCCGGACGCGTCCCCTCCTACCTGGGCTCCTCGTTCGCGTTCCTCGCCCCGGTGGGAGCCTCCATGGGGCAGTACGGGATGTCCGGGGCGCTGGGCGGCATCGTGATGACCGGTGCCGGGCTGTTCCTGGTGGGGCTCCTCGTCCACCTGGCCGGCACCCGATGGATCCAGGTGCTCATGCCTCCGGTGGTCACCGGTGCGATCGTGGCGCTCATCGGTCTCAACCTCGCTCCGGCGGCCTGGGACAACGTCAACGTCGAACCTGTCACGGCCACCGTGACCATCGTGTCGATGCTGCTCGCCGGAGTGCTCTTCCGGGGGCTGCTCGGCCGGCTGTCCATCCTGGTCGGCGTCGTCGTCGGCTATCTGGTGGCCTGGCTGCGCGGAGAGGTGGACTTCTCCGGCGTGGGCGAGGCCTCCTGGTTCGGGCTCCCCGACTTCACCGCCCCCACGTTCCACATCGGAGTGATCGGCCTGTTCCTGCCGGTGGTGCTGGTGCTGGTCGCCGAGAACGTCGGCCATGTGAAGTCCGTGGCGCTGATGACCCATCGGGACCTGGACCCGGTCACCGGCCGAGCGCTGATGGCCGACGGCGTGGCCACCATGTTCGCCGGCTCAGGCGGCGGCTCCGGGACCACCACCTATGCGGAGAACATCGGCGTCATGGCCTCCTCGCGCGTCTATTCCACCGCCGCATACTGGGTGGCCGGCCTCTTCGCCATCGCGCTCGGCCTGCTGCCCAAGGTCGGCGCGCTCATCGCCACGGTCCCCGCCGGGGTGCTCGGCGGCGCCGGCACGGTGCTCTACGGCATGATCGGCATCCTGGGCGTGCGCATCTGGGTGCAGAACCGGGTCGACTTCGCCAATCCCATCAACCTCGCGGTGGCCGGCGTGCCGCTGATCATCGCCGTCGCGAACTTCACCATGGTCTTCGGAGACATCGTCTTCGAAGGCATCGCCCTGGGCAGCTTCGCCGCTCTGGCCATCCATCACGGCATGAGCCTGATCGCGAGGCTGCGCGGCACGGATCCCGGAGCGCAGCGGGAAGCAGAGGGTGCCGAGGAGCAGGCGCTGAACTGA
- a CDS encoding DJ-1/PfpI family protein encodes MSDPFRIVALLFPHVTQLDFTGPAQVFSKMPGAELHVAWHREEPVPTDAGFSILPTTTLEAAPQADVLFVPGGRGAFELLEDEVMLDFLRRQAAEARWITGVCTGSFLLGAAGLLRGRRATSHWGSLHLLERLGATPVAERVVRDDHVITAAGVSAGIDFALRLTAEIYGDDVAKRLQLQLEYDPEPPFDAGAPSRPDADDELANAQIASMTELRGDVVDRAAARLDAG; translated from the coding sequence ATGAGTGATCCCTTCCGCATCGTCGCACTGCTGTTCCCCCATGTGACCCAGCTGGACTTCACCGGCCCGGCCCAGGTGTTCTCCAAGATGCCCGGAGCCGAGCTGCATGTGGCCTGGCACCGCGAGGAGCCGGTGCCCACCGATGCCGGATTCAGCATCCTGCCGACCACCACGCTGGAGGCCGCCCCGCAGGCCGACGTGCTGTTCGTGCCCGGGGGCCGCGGTGCCTTCGAGCTGCTGGAGGATGAGGTCATGCTGGACTTCCTGCGTCGCCAGGCGGCGGAGGCCCGGTGGATCACCGGCGTGTGCACAGGCTCGTTCCTTCTCGGCGCCGCCGGGCTGCTGCGCGGACGGCGGGCCACCAGCCACTGGGGCTCCCTACATCTGCTCGAGCGCCTGGGGGCGACGCCGGTCGCCGAACGGGTGGTGCGCGACGACCATGTGATCACCGCGGCCGGCGTCTCCGCCGGCATCGACTTCGCGCTGCGGCTCACCGCCGAGATCTACGGCGATGACGTGGCCAAGCGTCTCCAGCTGCAGCTGGAATATGACCCGGAGCCGCCCTTCGATGCCGGTGCGCCCTCCCGTCCGGACGCCGATGACGAGCTCGCGAACGCACAGATCGCTTCGATGACTGAGCTGCGCGGCGACGTGGTGGACCGTGCCGCGGCTCGCCTCGACGCGGGCTGA
- a CDS encoding ectoine synthase translates to MYTLHIDDLNGTERDITHGNWRSRRMVLGREKVGFSFHETTIYAGTTSEFWYANHIEAVYCVGGKGTLTNLETGEKHDVTDGFLYLLDGHEKHRVEVEEELRMICVFNPPVTGKEVHDENGVYPLVVEEA, encoded by the coding sequence ATGTACACCCTGCACATCGACGACCTCAACGGCACCGAGCGCGACATCACGCACGGCAACTGGCGCTCACGCCGCATGGTCCTCGGCCGCGAGAAGGTCGGCTTCTCCTTCCACGAGACCACCATCTACGCCGGCACCACGAGCGAGTTCTGGTACGCCAACCACATCGAGGCCGTCTACTGCGTGGGCGGCAAGGGCACGCTGACCAATCTGGAGACCGGCGAGAAGCATGACGTCACCGACGGCTTCCTCTACCTGCTCGACGGCCACGAGAAGCATCGCGTGGAGGTCGAGGAGGAGCTGCGCATGATCTGCGTCTTCAACCCGCCGGTGACCGGCAAGGAGGTGCACGACGAGAACGGCGTGTACCCGCTGGTCGTCGAAGAGGCCTGA
- a CDS encoding amidase translates to MTHRADPPAPDQAHTTDTSMTDFRAATAAQWRTAFLLGDVSAVELTTTALTAAAAGTSLGAFIHVDPDAALARAAEIDTVRGLVRGAGHGQTARLSELSAHHPLLGLPTAFKDLVDVAGMPTTRGTAALPPQTPGRDDPLPRRLHFAGAVSVGKTQVPEFGLPCYSENSLARPSRNPLDPRRISGGSTGGGAAAVAAGILPLAPGSDGGGSVRIPAAACGLVGLKPGRGRLPDDVVSDQVSDLVVSGPIAETAEDAALLFDVMAGHRFRAPEGPGGRRARRRAAQAGPTLAEGPAMRIVREALDDGLEPLRVGVTTESPFSPELDITLEEDAVRALEEAISRLEALGHQVQGSREGTSPDRIWPTGYHRHFQALWTSRLGQIGFTEDQLSLLAPLTRYFVELSSTRPQSETEQAQRTLQAFAEDAESCLDPWDVLVTPMLAFRPPEVGWFASLGPAEDYVQQCRFTPYSSVVNVMGLPAVNVPVLTGDDGLSWSVQIIGRHGAEERLLALAATLQRD, encoded by the coding sequence ATGACCCACCGCGCCGATCCTCCCGCCCCCGATCAGGCCCACACCACGGACACCTCGATGACGGATTTCCGGGCCGCGACCGCCGCCCAGTGGCGGACCGCGTTCCTCCTCGGCGACGTCTCTGCGGTGGAGCTGACGACCACCGCGCTGACGGCAGCGGCGGCGGGCACCTCGCTGGGCGCCTTCATCCATGTGGACCCCGACGCCGCCCTCGCCCGTGCCGCTGAGATCGACACGGTGCGCGGGCTGGTGCGTGGTGCCGGACACGGCCAGACCGCGCGGCTGAGCGAGCTCTCGGCCCATCACCCGCTGCTCGGCCTGCCGACCGCCTTCAAGGACCTGGTCGACGTCGCCGGAATGCCCACCACACGGGGCACCGCGGCACTTCCGCCGCAGACTCCCGGCCGGGACGATCCGCTGCCCCGGCGGCTGCACTTCGCAGGAGCCGTCAGCGTGGGCAAGACCCAGGTCCCAGAGTTCGGACTGCCCTGCTATTCGGAGAACTCCCTGGCCCGCCCCTCGCGGAATCCGCTGGATCCGCGGCGCATCTCGGGCGGCTCCACGGGCGGCGGGGCCGCCGCCGTGGCGGCAGGGATACTGCCGTTGGCTCCGGGCAGCGACGGGGGCGGCTCGGTGAGGATCCCGGCTGCGGCCTGCGGCTTGGTGGGGCTGAAGCCCGGACGCGGCCGGCTGCCCGATGACGTCGTCTCCGACCAGGTGAGCGACCTCGTGGTCTCCGGCCCGATCGCGGAGACGGCGGAGGACGCGGCGCTGCTCTTCGACGTCATGGCCGGGCACCGGTTCAGGGCCCCGGAAGGGCCGGGCGGCCGACGTGCGCGCCGACGCGCGGCGCAGGCAGGTCCGACTCTGGCTGAGGGCCCGGCGATGCGGATCGTGCGCGAGGCGCTGGACGACGGACTGGAGCCGCTGCGGGTGGGGGTCACCACGGAGTCGCCGTTCAGTCCGGAGCTGGACATCACGCTCGAGGAGGACGCGGTCCGGGCGCTGGAGGAGGCCATCAGCCGACTCGAGGCGCTCGGACACCAGGTGCAGGGGAGCAGGGAGGGCACCAGCCCTGACCGAATCTGGCCGACGGGGTATCACCGGCACTTCCAAGCACTGTGGACCTCCCGCCTGGGGCAGATCGGCTTCACCGAGGATCAGCTCTCGCTCCTGGCCCCGCTGACCCGGTACTTCGTGGAGCTCTCCTCCACTCGACCGCAGTCCGAGACGGAGCAGGCCCAGCGCACCCTCCAGGCCTTCGCTGAGGACGCCGAGAGCTGCCTGGACCCCTGGGATGTGCTGGTCACCCCGATGCTGGCCTTCCGCCCGCCGGAGGTCGGATGGTTCGCCTCCCTGGGCCCGGCCGAGGACTACGTGCAGCAATGTCGGTTCACCCCGTACTCCTCGGTGGTCAACGTGATGGGCCTGCCCGCCGTCAACGTGCCCGTGCTCACCGGTGACGACGGCCTGAGCTGGTCAGTGCAGATCATCGGCCGCCACGGTGCGGAGGAGCGGCTGCTCGCCCTGGCGGCGACGCTGCAGCGGGACTGA
- the ectB gene encoding diaminobutyrate--2-oxoglutarate transaminase: MATDIFETRESQVRSYCKNWPAVFEKASGAYQYSEDGSRYLDFFSGAGALNYGHNHPELRDLVVDYVANDGVTHSLDMKTPAKRRFLETFERIILEPRNLDYKVMFPGPTGTNTVEAALKLARKVTGRQHILSFTNAFHGMTLGALSVTGNSMKRRGAGIPLTNSSKIPYDDYFDGDIPDFIWLEKVLEDSGSGVDKPAAVIVETVQGEGGLNTARMEWLKGLYDLLRRHNILLIVDDVQAGCGRTGTFFSFEKAGIHPDIVCVSKSISGYGLPMALTLFRPELDVWEGGEHNGTFRGNNLAFVTGARALELFWADDSFEKELAARIDELTEGLEQIAEHVRGATLRGRGFLSGICFPDPDTAGKVAAESYKRNLLVETSGPEDEVVKVMPPLTIESEDLQKGIKILEDAVLAATGQMGEPSRLRAPH, from the coding sequence ATGGCCACCGACATCTTCGAAACCCGTGAATCCCAGGTCCGCAGCTACTGCAAGAACTGGCCCGCCGTCTTCGAGAAGGCATCCGGCGCCTACCAGTACTCCGAGGACGGCTCCCGCTACCTCGACTTCTTCTCCGGAGCCGGCGCGCTGAACTACGGCCACAACCACCCGGAGCTGCGCGACCTCGTGGTCGACTACGTCGCCAACGACGGCGTCACCCACTCCCTGGACATGAAGACCCCGGCCAAGCGCCGCTTCCTGGAGACCTTCGAGCGGATCATCCTCGAGCCGCGAAACCTGGACTACAAGGTCATGTTCCCGGGCCCGACAGGCACCAACACGGTGGAGGCCGCGCTGAAGCTGGCACGCAAGGTGACCGGCCGCCAGCACATCCTGTCCTTCACCAACGCCTTCCACGGAATGACGCTGGGTGCGCTCTCGGTGACGGGCAACTCGATGAAGCGCCGCGGTGCAGGCATCCCGCTGACGAACTCCTCGAAGATCCCCTACGACGACTACTTCGACGGCGACATCCCGGACTTCATCTGGCTGGAGAAGGTCCTCGAGGACTCCGGCTCCGGCGTGGACAAGCCCGCCGCAGTCATCGTGGAGACGGTCCAGGGCGAGGGCGGCCTCAACACCGCCCGCATGGAGTGGCTCAAGGGTCTCTATGACCTGCTGCGCCGCCACAACATCCTTCTCATCGTGGACGACGTCCAGGCCGGCTGCGGCCGCACCGGCACCTTCTTCTCCTTCGAGAAGGCCGGAATCCACCCGGACATCGTCTGCGTCTCGAAGTCGATCTCCGGCTACGGGCTGCCGATGGCGCTGACCCTGTTCCGGCCCGAGCTCGACGTCTGGGAGGGCGGCGAGCACAACGGCACCTTCCGCGGCAACAACCTCGCCTTCGTGACCGGTGCCCGAGCCCTCGAGCTGTTCTGGGCCGACGACTCCTTCGAGAAGGAGCTGGCGGCCAGGATCGACGAGCTCACGGAGGGGCTGGAGCAGATCGCCGAGCATGTCAGGGGCGCGACCCTGCGCGGGCGCGGCTTCCTCAGCGGCATCTGCTTCCCGGACCCGGACACTGCCGGCAAGGTGGCCGCCGAGTCCTATAAGCGGAACCTGCTGGTGGAGACCTCCGGTCCCGAGGACGAGGTCGTGAAGGTCATGCCGCCGCTGACCATCGAGTCCGAGGACCTGCAGAAGGGGATCAAGATCCTCGAGGACGCCGTGCTGGCGGCCACCGGCCAGATGGGCGAGCCGTCGCGGCTGCGCGCCCCGCACTGA
- a CDS encoding copper homeostasis protein CutC, producing the protein MKLEIAVQDVEGLAVARQQGADRAELCQALGTGGLTPTTGMVARAAELGLPARVLIRPRGGGYLYSGAEVAAMDHDVRALLDAGASGVIIGALDDRGLDHRSLDRLVRAAQGMPVVVHRCVDVVLAAGLAEADSLVALLVELGVDGLLTSGGAPTAAEGAETIAELVGASAGRLEVIAGGGVRAQHVPSLAEAGADVVHLSAGAPTSHGSPGPGGGEGSYMTTSPELVAAARAAVDAQPGRSARPRP; encoded by the coding sequence ATGAAGCTTGAGATCGCGGTGCAGGATGTGGAAGGGCTCGCCGTAGCGCGGCAGCAGGGTGCGGACCGGGCAGAGCTCTGCCAGGCGCTGGGCACAGGTGGGCTGACCCCGACCACCGGCATGGTCGCGCGCGCAGCAGAGCTGGGGCTGCCGGCCCGGGTGCTCATCCGGCCGCGCGGCGGAGGCTACCTCTACTCCGGGGCCGAGGTGGCGGCCATGGACCATGATGTCCGCGCGCTGCTCGACGCCGGCGCATCAGGGGTCATCATCGGCGCCCTGGACGATCGCGGGCTGGACCACCGGTCCCTGGACAGGCTCGTCCGGGCGGCCCAGGGCATGCCGGTGGTCGTGCATCGCTGCGTGGACGTGGTGCTCGCCGCCGGCCTCGCCGAGGCGGACTCCCTGGTGGCGCTGCTCGTGGAGCTCGGGGTCGACGGGCTGCTGACCTCCGGCGGGGCGCCCACCGCTGCCGAAGGCGCGGAGACCATCGCTGAACTGGTCGGGGCCTCGGCCGGACGACTCGAGGTGATCGCAGGAGGCGGGGTGCGGGCGCAGCACGTGCCGAGCCTGGCCGAGGCCGGCGCCGACGTCGTGCATCTGTCCGCCGGTGCGCCCACGTCCCACGGCTCTCCCGGGCCCGGCGGCGGGGAGGGAAGCTACATGACCACGAGTCCCGAGCTTGTGGCGGCGGCACGTGCGGCCGTCGACGCCCAGCCGGGGCGCTCGGCACGACCACGGCCCTGA
- a CDS encoding GNAT family N-acetyltransferase — MRDGTRPATLMDHPAVVRVERRAGEMFLGAPMQEIAADEAVSCEQFRALVDDDAAWIHRQGGTVVGYLLAERLDEAGHVEQVSVDPAFAGRRIGADLLDAAANWAAGQGLAMLTLTTFSEVPWNAPYYARLGFEVLPQDRWGPELATRVQEEVSHGLHRWARVTMGRPT, encoded by the coding sequence ATGCGCGACGGCACCCGGCCGGCGACCCTGATGGACCACCCCGCCGTCGTGCGTGTGGAGCGGCGGGCCGGTGAGATGTTCCTGGGCGCCCCGATGCAGGAGATCGCCGCTGACGAGGCGGTCTCCTGCGAGCAGTTCCGCGCCCTCGTCGACGACGATGCGGCATGGATCCACCGGCAGGGTGGGACAGTGGTCGGCTACCTGCTGGCCGAGCGCCTCGATGAGGCCGGGCATGTCGAACAGGTCTCCGTGGATCCGGCCTTCGCCGGGCGGCGCATCGGAGCCGACCTTCTCGACGCCGCCGCAAACTGGGCGGCGGGGCAGGGGCTGGCGATGCTGACGCTCACTACGTTCTCCGAGGTGCCGTGGAACGCGCCGTACTACGCCCGGCTCGGGTTCGAGGTGCTCCCGCAGGACCGATGGGGTCCCGAGCTCGCCACGCGGGTCCAGGAAGAGGTCTCCCACGGTCTGCATCGGTGGGCCCGGGTGACGATGGGACGGCCGACGTGA
- a CDS encoding rhodanese-like domain-containing protein: MSDFETIRAADVPEGAHLLDVREGYEFSAGHAPGALHIPVNEVPARFEGELDPDEDYHVICRTGGRSVQITQWLTAQGYSAVFVADGMDGWIEAGRTLEADGGEEPRIL, from the coding sequence ATGTCGGACTTCGAGACCATCCGTGCCGCCGACGTGCCCGAGGGCGCCCACCTGCTGGACGTCCGTGAAGGCTACGAGTTCTCCGCCGGCCATGCCCCCGGGGCGCTGCACATCCCCGTGAATGAGGTCCCCGCCCGCTTCGAGGGCGAGCTGGACCCGGACGAGGACTATCACGTGATCTGCCGTACCGGCGGCCGATCGGTGCAGATCACCCAGTGGCTCACCGCACAGGGCTACTCGGCGGTCTTCGTCGCCGACGGCATGGACGGCTGGATCGAGGCCGGTCGCACGCTGGAGGCCGACGGTGGAGAGGAGCCCCGGATCCTGTGA